The genomic region TCTTGTACTATTGATGGATTAATAAATACCcgttcatttttttcatctcttttttcatataatgcGTTCCAAACAATTATGCGTTTATTGATATTAACTTGAGGAGCTGATAATCCAATTCCTTTGCTTTCATACATTGTCTTAAACATTCTTCTTATCaaattctaaaaaaaaagtatatgcATTGTTcatacttatatatatacaaattcgtgcatatataattgtcCATTTTGACTTTACCTTTAAATTGTCGTCAAAGTAAATAACTTCTTCACTTTTTTGACGAAGAATGGGATTTGGATAAATCACAATTTTCAAATCATTTTCACTAACTTTTGatgaaattaaatgaaGCCTTAActtgctttttttttctcttaatatattatttcttaaaaGCCAGTTCCCATTTTTTATCGTCAAAAATGATAAACAGGGCCtcaaacaataaaataatatacccaatataaagaaataatattctaATAAACCCATTACTTATAGTAGTAgcttcaattttttttcatcctCATAAGTGTATGATATGCAAACTTAGCTTGTACATGTATAcagtttttattaatttttccaaaacaagaaaaaaactaacataaattatatttttctaaaataaaaaccCCTCAGCTCATATAAATTACACCACCATATCCAAATAAATTTGGAAACGTTTCAATATTGTTCGATAGTTATTCCaatacgaaaaaaataaaataaaataaaataaagatagCCAAGTTATAGAAACTTATCAagtcatatatttttcctcgtgatatttttttgcttttattttgtttagctattttttttttttttggctAGCCAAATTCAACATACTGGTATAATATGtgaaattaaagaaaacCCAAACCTTGGcttaataatttgtatatacaaatatacaCTATAATAGTGTAATTGAACAATTGAGGAATGCTAGCGTTATACCAAAAAGGAAgtaatgtatataaacagataaaaaaataatataacaatatgcaattaaataaaactaCTAAAACATATGCTGAAAccagaaaaaaattattgcataatcatataatatatgcatatgctcatcatataaaatatatgcttaaataacattaaaaaaatatataaagaatatttataacaaCACATACACATCATATGATGACATATTAACACCAAAGaaattgtataatatataatctgtgtaaatatatttaagtaTAATTTTCTCAAAAGTTTGAGAAAAGgcattaaaaaatcaattttttccataaattaatggaaaattataatgcatgtatttttgcatttatttaaaacaaatgacatatgtgataatattaaaaaaaaagttgctataattataaaactGTTACTTATAGTATTTGAATTTTGTTCTCTGTTTAATTTCATTTCACTTTTTCTCGGATTTCTGAAAGCAAACTTAATTGGATTTATTCTTTAGCTCAACTTCCACCATCTTATTAGGCAATAATGTTTTGCGTTTCTTATTAATTACGAAGTTGtagtataatattattacctataaaaaaatccaaataaaaaaatgcataatatAACAAGGAATATACTAATTTTTGTGTGCAACCAAGGCAAGAAATAGGATCCCACATAATTCAGGGCCcgaagaaaaataatatatattcctttttttattttattttattttttcataatacCACGATAGATAAAAGTATTGCCAAGTTTATGAGTAATGCATTTCTTTTGTATGTAGATGAGgagttataattttcaagTTTATCATATTGTCCTAAGAAATGgggaaatgaaaaaaaaaaaataataaagtttTTAAGAAggattatattattttttttagtttagttttatttttcatatatttctacATTATCAATGTATCATTATTTGCTTTGACACAAAATTCACACAAATGAATATATCCGTTAAGAATTATAAGAaacaatgaaaatgaataaataagaCATGGTTTAGCATAAATTctcaataaaaataattgtaaaatTTAACATTACCTTTATCCAACTCtgatatttttctaaaatttgaaaaactTTTGTTAGCAAATATATGATTCAATATAATCGAAATTCGTGAACCAGcctttaaaatattaagtTTAATTAATCTCTCAAATTGAAATTCTAAATCTTTTGGTATATCTATTTCCTTGTTCGTATTAAAATGTAATTCATTCTTTacatttgttaaaaaactggaaacataattattaagATAAAAATCATAACAAAAATCATTTACTATTTCTGTTGCCCAAATTTCAATGGCATTGATACCTTTCTccttaaataaaatttcatcttttttatGTTGGTCATAAATTCTATTAATATGTGTCCATCCACTATACCATGATGAttgatatttttcaatcattttatttataagatcattttcaatatattcaaataaagtactttttattttagcACCCTGATTATTAcgataataaatttttatatttcttcccccattatcatatttatacgAAATCCTCAATGGTTGATGCATATCAGCAATTAATGAtactaaatattttaaggAATCTGAATCagtaaaattaatatttttaggatacttaaaaatgattttatttggtatttcttttgttttctcattttcattatcacTATAATTTGAAGAGTTTGGTGTTTCCATCAAtttgttataaaaatattttattgaattaattaaacataatccattttcatcttcacatttaaaaattgcTTTTTGACaatcattattttgtaaattataatgCATACTTTCTGctccttttattttactatgAACTAAATGACACCACCTTCCAATATCAACAATATCTTTTccatttaatattttttttaattcatataattgATTGTTTTTTAATCCTGACATTGTCACCATTCCAATTGCTTCATGTCCTTCATGATTAAAgcattttatcaaaatattctttatgctaattattaataaaaaaatcgtTGTCAAATACCATATATTACTACTCCAtcttatatttatagtCATTTTACAGACTAAAAAGTTTTAAGTATTTTGTGTGTTTGTGCACATATATCTAATATGCATTTGGCTAGCTGCCCAAAGGCTAGCTCGATAAAGAATGTGAGTATATGCGTTCACGCggaatttatatatttgtacaattaatatatgtacttatatgtatgtgtgttgtatatatatatttacttatttatttatacgtTCATTCgattttacatattttttatgatgataatgcgtatatatatatatgtgtgtggGTATGTGCAATAGAGAAATGAAATCTAGGAGGTGACTTGAAAATGGGTTAATGAGAAtaattatacataatattaaaagagTAGTAAAAGTTATTTGTTAAaagaattataaatatatttcgtctttttttataaaacttGATATGTACAACTCATTAATTTCTTCTCATagtttttgttttgttctttttcgattttttttttaaataattttcctCGAGGAAATTGatgcatatataacaaataaaattatattttattcggttatttttttatttattttacttatttgtttacatatttgtttacttatttattcatCCTGTACTTAATGtgaataaatacaaatataattattcatTACAGTTATTAagtaatttattttttttattttatattcttgtaattaattatttattattcccATAAGTTTATACCgcgtttttatttttttaaactcCAAGCGTacacaaattaataaatggaaaatagCATATTCATCAACATgaacataaatatttttacataatcAGAGCCTAAACATTCtgtattataattttgtgtgaaataattttctttttttattttatattttttatatcgtaattaattttatgaCAAATACGAGAAGAAATGTGTCAATAgtagtattttttttttcaaaaaaaaatattttactaaAATGGATTTCTTTTACAGTGCAAACAAAATCACAGATATGTGATAATGGctgtatttatttcttaactattttattgttgaattatttttaacacaaaccaaaataataagacGTTTGAAacctaataaaaaataatacttttttatacaCATGTTAATGgttgtatataaattattatgaaatttttttagtaaaaatatcaacacaaataaaaataaaaaatattgtacttatccatattttgtagaatattcatttttatatttttgtgtaGTAATATGTTCATTgggtatatataataatttaaagaGTGGCTGAAAAAATCTAAATatgcatttaaaaaaaagaaaaaatccAACCATTCATTTATTGTATAAGTCTATGATAATCCAACAAAGTATCGCATCATTTCTATACACATGTATATAGATATGTGTGCatgtttcttttttattaattgtaGAGCATGCAATTACTATTTTGGTGGgctattttaaaaaaaattcaaactaaatatttttaatattaatatataatggtATATCTTTTTGAGGCATTGTTTAttcttataaaaaataaatttttaaaaagaaaccaaaaaaataatagtacaataagaaaaataatttcaaatataatgaaaggATATAGTTATGGGAAGGCATTAATTAAATCCAATGTATAATAAGTTCatattgataataaaatgattttgataaatatttctacaatttattcttaaaatattcaaataatatgaaagaataaataaacagtggaattaaataaattggaTATGACATACATAAtgtcttttttatattttgtaattttgaaattctttcctaaaaaaaaaatacattatacaaataataatttagtAGTAATCTTATAGTTTTATTGtgtatacataaaatattttttgtaaaaaaaaaaaatattctttgtcttttcattatttttttataatttgtttcatacacttaaaaaatatatgttataaTTCGGAGGGGTCATTGCTTGAATTAGTAAAAAGAGATGTAAATTTTTGGAAAtctgtaaaaaaataaaaaaaaattgaataattataattttatatgcattctatatattagtacttatatctttatggaataaaaaaatataaagcataatcataataataatagtgataataataataagcTACCTCAAACACTTTAAAATAATCATTAAGATgcgataaaaaaaaaaagaaggaAGGAATTAagacatatttattatttaatataaaaaacaaatcttttaaagaaattttagaattatcttttaatccatcatatattatatttgatattattataagtATAGATGGAGGCAATATATTGTTAAAcattaacaaaattttttttagtgacttttcatatattgtatttgttttgtcgataaattttaaaaatatagaaattaaaagaaaataagaAAACGAATTGTTGAATACACTATTAAGTAGAGCTAATGGGGTGCaccatttatttatttttttgtcgGTGCTAGATGAGTCGCCactattttcaatattactatttttgataaaataattaacaTATATCTTCGAAATAATCCCAttgaataaattataaaaattaatcattatatttatattatcatttttataattcaattttttaagcATATAATTAAACACATACATAGGTATAAGTCCTGTATGGCTTAATGTACATACATGTTTTAGTAGACTGacattattcatattatttgttttttctatCGCGTTCGTCTCGATTTGTttagaattatttatatcgtTTCTTAATGAACCGTTCTggtaatttttatttaaaatgtcttcattttttgtttttaaataatttgataCCGCGTTGCATTTACTTAAACTTGTTTCCAACGAATAGCTATtatcttcattattatcttcacattttgttatattttttttttctataattttttctccATTTTGTTTGTCTCTCGAATAAAACAGACAAGCCATTACATTTGAAAAAAGTGTgtgaaatataaattgtgtaattgaaaaaagaccaataataaaatatttcggaatatttttttggaaatttgtatttattatatcatttattgtattaaacaaaaaaatttttgaaCAAATTTTATCTGTAATATCGAGTAATGCATTTCTATGagtattatttattaatttaaaataatttagtatatgcataaaaataaatatactaCTTAAGCTTGTAACCATATTTATAGacgataaaaaatttacattttttattaaatttatttcttttatatttaataatacattgaggctttttatttttatattatattttatcctatatttatttaatatttttttcttcccATTTGCtgtgtaaaatatattaccaCTATTATATTGGTTGCATATATAACTTCTTACTATTTTgtacttttttatatttttatatttttctccTATTATATCTCCAATAAATATTGTGATAATTACGAACAGAAAAACTGCGCGCATCCTTGCCATATCACATATGTgtgcatatgtatatgtatattcataaatttattttattgcttttatttaaaatagttaTTTATTAACTACAACACTGTGCCCAtcatgtattattttttattctgaGAATATAACAAAGCTAAGACTACTAaaggataaaaaaaaagaatatgattgttctatttctttatttgcttccaatatatacatgtatttGTTTCGCTATTTTTCgctgtttttttattttgaataatttcctcttatttttatgaacgTTCATAAAAAGTTCATACCTCTTTCgttttgtatatatgtgttCATACAACTTGTTTCATGaattaataatagaaaaataagCATGTGGAAATAgttatgaaataataactAGTATAAGTATGTAACTACTACAACTGCTTGTAACGTTTTATACACATTTAtcatgaaaaatatatttctacgaaaatttttatttatgtgtaCCGCCTAATGGGGTGCTAAAAAAGTAAtagaataaaatttgttagAACTATATTTGTGtcaaacaatatattttttattcttgtaatttgtatttttttttctttttattaatattgttatatGTGCATACTTGAAACATACCGACGAAATATCATAgctctttttcatttctcCATTGacttatttattatatttttatgtattccTTTCGAAATGCTATTTTTTCTCGACATATTTATGAGTTATTATATAGGActggaaaataaaaacccTTAACAAATGTggaaatatagaaaaatatcaaaataacCAAGTAAAGATACATTTATGAAtacaagaaaaaaatacaactATACAGAATTTATACTGAACTGTTAAACTATACCAAAATAGCTATTTGATctgataaaatatgaacagtcataaaatttataaaaatatcattttatttattattttttttttttatctacattttctatttatttttctagcatttaattttccttttaaaaatgatgtATTGAAAATGATACGATATTCtaagaataatatattgcatatatgaatatttccTTTAGACTACCATAGAcgtaataaatttattatttcattatttttattaataaataattgcACGATTGCAACTTTGtgaaaaattcaaaaaatagctaatgaaaaaaaacaagagctaataatgattatgaatacatatatacttattttattctaaaggttttaatttatccttatactattttgttcttttttattattttgtttttctttatataagTGCATGGTTATGCGTTTCCCCATCATTATGTAATTTCTTATTTCCttaaataaatagtatatgtttaaaaaattaataaaataaaaagcaTATCATTTAAGTATATATGCGTGTGTATATGCCTTTATTACCCAATTATATACACAAGCTATTCAAgtaaatacaaattttgaGAGTAATATTCCTTCAATTAAACGtcacattttatttttctcttgttattgttttattataataatgataacatttttttatttatcaatttttgtattttatttatttttaaagagCGAAAATGTTATGCAACGCCGTGTGCTTTTGAACCCATTTATGCATTTCATATgcattataaatatataatatattttatttttttatatcattattttatacgTATACAATTTtggatttttttatattttttaatatctcTCATATGTATTCATATgtcatattaataatattttaaaacacCTAGGGTTTGTTCATAATTTGTATGTTCAAGaacctttttttttattattactttatATAAgcctatttttattttccttaatatatcatttttcattatattaccacttatttgtttattattgattattcattttatttaatttaatatgcatatgaaTGTGTATTTGAATGTGATgcattaaaatatatgcataatatattcataaaactctctttttttctaattttttttgttacaATTTTGAAAGTTTATTTCATTGAGCAACCTTCTGAATTTTGTTCATTCttttgtataaattattaatattttctttttatatatcttgtctatttaaaaaaaatatgttttattatatatcgGTTTAAGgtgatattataaatatatcaaaaaaataaacacaTACCTATAtgaacataatatattctaACTATATACTGTAAATATTTCAGAAATAATCGAACGATcaaattttgttaatataatatcgttatatatattacatatttgtAGTTGTATATTGTTCATTTTGTGTGTATATGCATACACATTTCTccttaaaaatatgcatattatatgtGCAAAAACCATTATTTGGTTTTTTctatcaaaaataaatgtttttaaataatatatatgttgtTGGATGAAATACGTACATATTTACATCAGTTTGTGTATtcaatatatgtatgtatatatatctatgcGTAACAAATGATTAAATCATAccattttattaatgattatacatttttacaaaacataaaataattatagaATATCCTGAGATACCATATTTACACTTCGAACAAatcaataatatttaaaaatatatttttttttttttttaagggTGTGAGGCTTCTCAGTAAGTGTTGTTTCTATTATTTAGTTAGATTagcttatatatttttttttttttcgattgaattattatatatcattattgtttctatttttgtgtgttattattgttataatttttatgtatcacaatattatcatatatttttataaaataatcatttttaatcatatttttatttattttaatttttattgtttttttttttccaataaattaaaatatgttatgaAGTGCGCATTTTACATACtttattaaaatgtaaaaCGAAACACccaagaaaaaaagaataacCAAAACGAAAAATGCCAACAGCTCGGTTTATACTATAGTATTTACCAATATTTGCgtttcaaattttttatttgtttattttcttgTTTAATTTTACATGAGTACATATAATTGCttgaatatttatcaatttgtttttattttattttttttacgtcttttaaatttgttacCTTTATTTCGTTTATACATTCACACACTCATTGTATTCGAATCTCATATATGTTCATTTCATCGCTTTTTGCCTTTTCCTCTCATATAATTTCGCTATTTTTCATTGGATTTAGCGAtttctaaattttaattttttattttttaaatgaataataagGAAAATGTTATTAACTGCAAAAGGCTACACAGAGAAAATATGGTTTTTGCAACCATAAGCAATGATTGTAATTATATCTGTATTATCacattttatgaaaataattacaatGTCGAGTTGTTCAATgctaataataaaatgcaaaaaatatttagaaaGGAAATATCAGACACAATTAATAAAGTCtacataaattataataataaatatatttgtgtaaCTAGCCAAAATGGAAGTATTTATATTCTGAATATGAAAGGTGTTTTTTTGtacaaaaatgaaatattacaTTGCTTATTCagaaaaaagtatataaaacaaaaaccAATAAGTATAAACAATCATTTTAGTTACTGTAAGCTAttgcataaaaaatacacattATATTTGCTCTATTTATTATACCTTTATcagatatatttatataacttgtcattaaaaaaaatataccgtttatcataatttactttatcattttcgttcattgtattttcattattttataattttttttctttgcaGATTACTCCAAAcgaaaacgaaaaaaaattttaagaaGCGCTGTCAATAgtcaaaaaaaagacaatgaagtttatgaaaataaacaaaaaaaaataaaatataacaagTTATCAAGAAAAAACAGTATTACATTTCCActtaataataacaaaaacagtcaacaaaatgataaaatatttacagAGAATAATGCGATTCCTAATAATGATCAATACAGTCTATCTGAAAATTTACAAGAATTGTATAACaatgataattatttttttcaaaaaggACAAGATcaagaaaaacaaaattttagTCGAAAAgcaaaaacatatattaacatttcagaaaaaaatgaaggaTACACAAACCTAGactttgaaaaaaaaaaaaattattattacgaAAGAAATGCAAGTAATAACATTAATAAATGTTATGatatggaaaatattaaaaataaaaaagagcATAAagatttaaatgaaatgaCATACTTCGATGAATATTTGAATGGAAAACCAAATACCCTAGAAAAGTATAAagattcaaaaaaaataaattttaataattatttttgtgcagaaaattgtaaaaagaataaattaTCAACAATTGACgattttaattttgaagAGTCtgaatattttcataatggATTGGGAATGGATAGtcaaaatgaaataaaaaattctgATGAGGAATACAAACGGATTGGTATTGAAATAGTTGATATATATTGGATTTGCAtggaaaaagaaaacaaaaaagattttatagaaattgataattatatttatcgtTATGATAATCTTAATAAATGCcatttttatgataatttgcatattatatacagtCTAGATGCtgcttttaatataatttgttctattaatttaaaaataataatttataaatataatatattagaatatttttataaaaatataagtcCAAGTAATcaattcaaaaataatatagtatatttgtttaaaaaaaaatttttacaaaaatgcaaagaagaaaagaaatattcttttataaaatatctaAAATCAAAACTTGATATTTATAACAGTAATTCATGTATTGAACCTGACCATAATAgtattatgaataaaagaaaaatacaTAACAACTTAAACACCTCAATtaatagatataaaaacttaatacaattatataGACCGTCTTATATAAATAGGATTGGACATTCTTCTTCTTACTATTTAAAtgtaaaagaaaatataattaaaaaaatattcaatgACATGGTTATCGAAATGAATCaatcatatatatcaagcaaccaaaattatattttaataaattattatataaatataaagaaaaagtaTCTTAAATTTTCCAGTCTAAATATAGGGATGTTgattcgaaaaaaaaaaaatacaaaaaaaaaaataatacataaaaaagaaaagaaaattaatgtaaaaataagtCGTGAAAGTTTTAGTAGTTGTACAAGcaaaaattatgatgaaGATAATGATAACTCTATGATGATAGAtcttgtaaaaatatatatgaacaaaaaCAAACTAGCTAAATTTCCTgcatataaacataaattgGGAGTATTAggaattcaaaaaataaatactatAGATAGGGAATATAAATCAATTGAGCATTTTGCATTATATCTACTTTACtgttttgatatatttcaaaatatttttaatatatataaaagaatgtcttatatttattcacgatgtgatgaatataaaaaattgtatacagcttatgaaaatatattatctttaaatgaaaattataaaaaattttattataaagatAGATCAATTGTTTATTtctcaaaatatataaaaaatagaaaagaatattttgatgaaaatttatataaaatgttttttaaaaaatcagAAAAACAAGACTTTGATCAATTTTATCatcttataaaaaaaatgataagtGAAAATACTGTTTGTTGTTCTTGttcaaagaaaaaatatttagagaaaaaaaaaaatgaacaatCAGAAATTAAATCAATTAAAAGTCCTCAATATTTCAAAACTAAATCACATATAAAAGTTagttttaataattatcaaaataaagataataatataaatatttcttgtcccataaaaaattactcTAGTTACACACaatcttttatttctaaaatgaataaagatcaggataaaatatatgaaaatatcaaaaataatataaaaataaataaagaaaatcgATATAGCAATTCTTATGCAAATAttagtaaatatattgatgaaaaaaacgtaaaaaataattgttaCAAAAAAACTTATTTGTCTAATGGCCTAATGAAAAGATATAGTGaacaaacaaattttaacaATGTAATAACAGagacaaaaaataatattactattaaaaataagaatgaaataaaaagaaa from Plasmodium berghei ANKA genome assembly, chromosome: 8 harbors:
- a CDS encoding peptide deformylase, putative, giving the protein MGLLEYYFFILGILFYCLRPCLSFLTIKNGNWLLRNNILREKKSKLRLHLISSKVSENDLKIVIYPNPILRQKSEEVIYFDDNLKNLIRRMFKTMYESKGIGLSAPQVNINKRIIVWNALYEKRDEKNERVFINPSIVQESAVKNKLVEGCLSFPNIEAKVERPAIVSISYYDINGNKHLKILKGIHARVFQHEYDHLNGVLFIDRITQTEKQKIKGKLNELVKEFRAEFTEEPAI
- a CDS encoding apicoplast integral membrane protein, putative encodes the protein MARMRAVFLFVIITIFIGDIIGEKYKNIKKYKIVRSYICNQYNSGNIFYTANGKKKILNKYRIKYNIKIKSLNVLLNIKEINLIKNVNFLSSINMVTSLSSIFIFMHILNYFKLINNTHRNALLDITDKICSKIFLFNTINDIINTNFQKNIPKYFIIGLFSITQFIFHTLFSNVMACLFYSRDKQNGEKIIEKKNITKCEDNNEDNSYSLETSLSKCNAVSNYLKTKNEDILNKNYQNGSLRNDINNSKQIETNAIEKTNNMNNVSLLKHVCTLSHTGLIPMYVFNYMLKKLNYKNDNINIMINFYNLFNGIISKIYVNYFIKNSNIENSGDSSSTDKKINKWCTPLALLNSVFNNSFSYFLLISIFLKFIDKTNTIYEKSLKKILLMFNNILPPSILIIISNIIYDGLKDNSKISLKDLFFILNNKYVLIPSFFFFLSHLNDYFKVFEISKNLHLFLLIQAMTPPNYNIYFLSERISKLQNIKKTLCMSYPIYLIPLFIYSFILFEYFKNKL
- a CDS encoding plasma membrane protein 1; this encodes MTINIRWSSNIWYLTTIFLLIISIKNILIKCFNHEGHEAIGMVTMSGLKNNQLYELKKILNGKDIVDIGRWCHLVHSKIKGAESMHYNLQNNDCQKAIFKCEDENGLCLINSIKYFYNKLMETPNSSNYSDNENEKTKEIPNKIIFKYPKNINFTDSDSLKYLVSLIADMHQPLRISYKYDNGGRNIKIYYRNNQGAKIKSTLFEYIENDLINKMIEKYQSSWYSGWTHINRIYDQHKKDEILFKEKGINAIEIWATEIVNDFCYDFYLNNYVSSFLTNVKNELHFNTNKEIDIPKDLEFQFERLIKLNILKAGSRISIILNHIFANKSFSNFRKISELDKGQYDKLENYNSSSTYKRNALLINLAILLSIVVIILYYNFVINKKRKTLLPNKMVEVELKNKSN